The Megalobrama amblycephala isolate DHTTF-2021 linkage group LG13, ASM1881202v1, whole genome shotgun sequence genome contains a region encoding:
- the zbtb7b gene encoding zinc finger and BTB domain-containing protein 7B isoform X2, with amino-acid sequence MSPGEDGLIGIPFPEHSNELLSRLNAQRRTGLLCDLTLTSRGARYPTHRSVMAAVSLYFRRLFGAEEGEDGGEGVGDSCSVCQLDCVSPDALAALLEFAYTATLTIRSSGMREVLKGAQLLGIQCVADACRDILGEADDDPTDPVKEAERLPSRRKQDRCSVARAVSPARPVSFMPSASEDTPEYGLLPTQGREGNPPPAAGQAHRGLLMNGGAHWPNESTLIPYRPEDTPSEEEESGAQGRATPHHSQSQQGDGGGGGAAAVSGRKRKSQTPQQCPVCQKIIHGAGKLPRHMRTHTGEKPFQCTACGVRFTRNDKLKIHMRKHTGERPYPCPSCPARFLHSYDLKNHLSLHSGDRPFECPLCHKAFAREDHLQRHRKGHSCLELRTRRPRRGTGPEPGTSPPSESFGLHQQHPDHMSAVAGLLEGHGIPMPGVPLLAAARMPFPELLWRAVSGPVGKSLDKAEGGSSPHGSGSVAHRTWEEEEEEDEEQEAAGEEEE; translated from the exons ATGTCTCCAGGAGAGGACGGTCTAATCGGGATCCCCTTCCCGGAGCACAGCAATGAGCTGCTGTCCCGTCTCAACGCGCAGCGGCGGACCGGGCTGCTCTGTGACCTCACGCTGACCTCACGCGGCGCACGATACCCCACACACCGCTCCGTCATGGCCGCCGTCAGCCTGTACTTCCGGCGTCTGTTCGGTGCGGAGGAGGGCGAGGATGGAGGCGAGGGCGTGGGCGACAGCTGCAGCGTGTGCCAGCTGGACTGTGTGTCGCCTGACGCGCTGGCCGCGCTGCTGGAGTTCGCCTACACCGCCACGCTGACCATCCGCAGCTCGGGCATGAGGGAGGTTCTGAAGGGCGCGCAGCTGCTGGGCATCCAGTGCGTGGCGGACGCCTGCAGGGACATTCTGGGCGAGGCGGACGACGATCCGACGGACCCCGTGAAGGAGGCGGAGCGGCTGCCGTCTCGACGCAAGCAGGATCGGTGCTCCGTGGCCCGAGCCGTGTCCCCCGCCAGACCGGTGAGTTTCATGCCTTCGGCGTCTGAGGACACTCCAGAGTACGGCCTGCTTCCCACGCAAGGGCGAGAAGGAAACCCTCCGCCCGCGGCCGGACAGGCCCACCGAGGGCTGCTAATGAACGGAGGTGCGCACTGGCCGAATGAATCCACCCTGATTCCATACAGACCCGAAGACACGCCCTCAGAGGAGGAGGAGTCTGGTGCGCAGGGGCGGGCCACGCCCCACCACAGCCAATCACAACAGGGGGACGGAGGAGGGGGCGGAGCAGCAGCCGTGAGCGGCAGGAAGAGGAAGTCTCAGACGCCACAGCAGTGTCCCGTCTGCCAGAAGATCATCCACGGAGCGGGAAAGCTGCCGCGTCACATGAGAACACACACGGGCGAGAAACCGTTCCAGTGCACGGCCTGCGGCGTCCGCTTCACACG GAACGACAAGCTGAAGATCCACATGCGGAAGCACACGGGCGAGCGGCCGTATCCGTGTCCCAGCTGCCCCGCGCGTTTCCTGCACTCCTACGACCTGAAGAACCATCTTTCGCTGCACAGCGGCGACCGGCCGTTCGAGTGCCCGCTCTGCCACAAGGCTTTCGCCCGCGAGGACCATCTGCAGCGGCACCGGAAGGGCCACAGCTGCCTGGAGCTCCGAACGCGCCGGCCTCGCCGTGGAACCGGGCCTGAACCCGGCACATCTCCGCCCTCGGAATCCTTCGGCCTCCATCAGCAGCACCCGGATCACATGAGTGCCGTCGCGGGGCTCCTCGAGGGCCACGGCATTCCCATGCCGGGTGTCCCGCTGCTGGCCGCCGCTCGGATGCCCTTCCCGGAGCTGCTGTGGCGGGCGGTCTCGGGGCCGGTGGGAAAATCCCTGGATAAAGCCGAAGGAGGCTCGTCTCCGCACGGGAGCGGCTCGGTCGCACATAGAACgtgggaagaggaggaggaggaggatgaggagcAGGAAGCTGCTGGCGAGGAGGAAGagtga
- the zbtb7b gene encoding zinc finger and BTB domain-containing protein 7B isoform X1 — protein sequence MTQTAARLLSTAMKGRTVAMSPGEDGLIGIPFPEHSNELLSRLNAQRRTGLLCDLTLTSRGARYPTHRSVMAAVSLYFRRLFGAEEGEDGGEGVGDSCSVCQLDCVSPDALAALLEFAYTATLTIRSSGMREVLKGAQLLGIQCVADACRDILGEADDDPTDPVKEAERLPSRRKQDRCSVARAVSPARPVSFMPSASEDTPEYGLLPTQGREGNPPPAAGQAHRGLLMNGGAHWPNESTLIPYRPEDTPSEEEESGAQGRATPHHSQSQQGDGGGGGAAAVSGRKRKSQTPQQCPVCQKIIHGAGKLPRHMRTHTGEKPFQCTACGVRFTRNDKLKIHMRKHTGERPYPCPSCPARFLHSYDLKNHLSLHSGDRPFECPLCHKAFAREDHLQRHRKGHSCLELRTRRPRRGTGPEPGTSPPSESFGLHQQHPDHMSAVAGLLEGHGIPMPGVPLLAAARMPFPELLWRAVSGPVGKSLDKAEGGSSPHGSGSVAHRTWEEEEEEDEEQEAAGEEEE from the exons GTGGCGATGTCTCCAGGAGAGGACGGTCTAATCGGGATCCCCTTCCCGGAGCACAGCAATGAGCTGCTGTCCCGTCTCAACGCGCAGCGGCGGACCGGGCTGCTCTGTGACCTCACGCTGACCTCACGCGGCGCACGATACCCCACACACCGCTCCGTCATGGCCGCCGTCAGCCTGTACTTCCGGCGTCTGTTCGGTGCGGAGGAGGGCGAGGATGGAGGCGAGGGCGTGGGCGACAGCTGCAGCGTGTGCCAGCTGGACTGTGTGTCGCCTGACGCGCTGGCCGCGCTGCTGGAGTTCGCCTACACCGCCACGCTGACCATCCGCAGCTCGGGCATGAGGGAGGTTCTGAAGGGCGCGCAGCTGCTGGGCATCCAGTGCGTGGCGGACGCCTGCAGGGACATTCTGGGCGAGGCGGACGACGATCCGACGGACCCCGTGAAGGAGGCGGAGCGGCTGCCGTCTCGACGCAAGCAGGATCGGTGCTCCGTGGCCCGAGCCGTGTCCCCCGCCAGACCGGTGAGTTTCATGCCTTCGGCGTCTGAGGACACTCCAGAGTACGGCCTGCTTCCCACGCAAGGGCGAGAAGGAAACCCTCCGCCCGCGGCCGGACAGGCCCACCGAGGGCTGCTAATGAACGGAGGTGCGCACTGGCCGAATGAATCCACCCTGATTCCATACAGACCCGAAGACACGCCCTCAGAGGAGGAGGAGTCTGGTGCGCAGGGGCGGGCCACGCCCCACCACAGCCAATCACAACAGGGGGACGGAGGAGGGGGCGGAGCAGCAGCCGTGAGCGGCAGGAAGAGGAAGTCTCAGACGCCACAGCAGTGTCCCGTCTGCCAGAAGATCATCCACGGAGCGGGAAAGCTGCCGCGTCACATGAGAACACACACGGGCGAGAAACCGTTCCAGTGCACGGCCTGCGGCGTCCGCTTCACACG GAACGACAAGCTGAAGATCCACATGCGGAAGCACACGGGCGAGCGGCCGTATCCGTGTCCCAGCTGCCCCGCGCGTTTCCTGCACTCCTACGACCTGAAGAACCATCTTTCGCTGCACAGCGGCGACCGGCCGTTCGAGTGCCCGCTCTGCCACAAGGCTTTCGCCCGCGAGGACCATCTGCAGCGGCACCGGAAGGGCCACAGCTGCCTGGAGCTCCGAACGCGCCGGCCTCGCCGTGGAACCGGGCCTGAACCCGGCACATCTCCGCCCTCGGAATCCTTCGGCCTCCATCAGCAGCACCCGGATCACATGAGTGCCGTCGCGGGGCTCCTCGAGGGCCACGGCATTCCCATGCCGGGTGTCCCGCTGCTGGCCGCCGCTCGGATGCCCTTCCCGGAGCTGCTGTGGCGGGCGGTCTCGGGGCCGGTGGGAAAATCCCTGGATAAAGCCGAAGGAGGCTCGTCTCCGCACGGGAGCGGCTCGGTCGCACATAGAACgtgggaagaggaggaggaggaggatgaggagcAGGAAGCTGCTGGCGAGGAGGAAGagtga